One Salvelinus sp. IW2-2015 linkage group LG35, ASM291031v2, whole genome shotgun sequence DNA segment encodes these proteins:
- the LOC111958993 gene encoding transmembrane protein 74, whose translation MASVELLYIDKGGRGRQPDPPCVLDWASNPVHVRKASSSAGGALSISAPGCKGLCNSAPRTVPLNGGPHFKHGHPAVDKVRVCCDEESETSFTYVDENVNLRLASPGKSGESIHKSWCRPNDCASDIRPEGLHELSLMSDDDLASESSGASVDYGFISAVTFLVTGISLVIISYAVPREVKVDPESVSAREMERLEIENARVGSHLDRCVIAGLCLLTLGGVVLSTLLMISMWQGEMYRRKAFAYSKHSAKLYGSIILKTRSSPSRSSAHLSMKEEIDETLS comes from the coding sequence ATGGCTTCTGTAGAGCTGCTTTATATAGATAAGGGAGGAAGAGGCAGACAACCCGATCCTCCCTGCGTCCTTGACTGGGCTTCCAATCCGGTTCATGTTCGTAAAGCGAGCAGTTCAGCCGGAGGGGCGCTCTCTATCTCAGCTCCGGGCTGCAAAGGACTGTGTAATTCAGCACCAAGGACGGTTCCCCTTAACGGAGGTCCGCATTTTAAACACGGTCACCCTGCGGTGGACAAGGTCAGAGTGTGCTGCGACGAGGAATCAGAGACATCTTTCACCTATGTCGACGAGAATGTGAATTTGCGCCTGGCAAGCCCTGGGAAAAGTGGGGAAAGTATCCACAAATCCTGGTGTAGGCCTAATGACTGTGCGAGCGACATTCGGCCCGAGGGGTTGCATGAGCTCTCCCTAATGTCAGATGACGATCTCGCATCAGAAAGTTCGGGGGCATCTGTAGATTACGGTTTTATAAGCGCGGTCACTTTCCTAGTCACTGGGATCTCGTTAGTGATTATATCCTATGCAGTGCCTCGCGAGGTCAAAGTGGACCCGGAGAGCGTGTCcgcgagggagatggagaggctgGAAATCGAAAATGCCAGGGTAGGGTCACACCTGGATAGGTGCGTGATAGCAGGGCTTTGTCTACTGACGCTGGGCGGGGTAGTGCTGTCCACTCTGCTAATGATATCTATGTGGCAGGGAGAGATgtacaggagaaaagcctttgcATATTCCAAGCACTCAGCGAAACTATATGGCTCCATCATTTTAAAAACGAGGTCTAGCCCTAGTCGGTCGTCCGCACACCTGTCTATGAAGGAAGAGATAGATGAGACCTTGAGTTAA